TGGTTGCCGAAGTGCTGATCGTTGGCGGCGGACGTTCTAAGATCTTGTGAGATGGCCACTTCCGCCTGTGTCGGTAATTCGTCACTTCTCATCGTGGTATTGGCTGAGATTTTTGGTTTTTGCACTTGTCAGTGTCGGTAAGTTGCGTTAATCTTTAGGGTTGGCGGGAGAGTATAGCCATCGGAGAGAGAGTGGCTCCAAGGGCAGGAGCCTGTGAGCCTTCTCAGAGCGGTCGAGCTGAGGCCGCAATCTCCGCAGTTATCAGTCGTTGAGAATGAACGCCTTCGGGCGTAGTTCATAGTGCTTTTCCCCTCCGGAAAGCACCGGGTAGTCTTCGGACTCCCGGTGTTTTCTTTTTGGTGTCGAGGGTGTTCGGTAGTCGGCGGGCGCGCGGTTCGTGTGACGGGCTTGCTCGTCGCGATCAGGTAAGCTTACCATACCGCCGGCGTGGCGGCGGGGTGGCAGCTAAGCTGCGAAGCTGAGGATGTGGTCCAGCCTGTTAGCGGAGTCCGGGGTGTTGGCCGGCGCATGGTGGGAGTACCTGGCGCGCAACTGGGCCCTTGCCTCGATTGTGTCGACCCTGGCCTGCCTGCTGCTGATCTCCTGGCTGATTCTTCGAAAGTACATCAAGATCATGTTCAACATCATCCGGGATACCCCGCCTCCGCTGGCGATGGGGCCGTGTGATTTTGAGCGGATCGACGGCGAGCGGGTGGTCTTCCGGGCGTTTGACAACATTCACCTGTGCGGGATGTTCCTGTTCGGCGATCACGGGGGGCATCCCAAGGGCATGGTGATTTTCGCTCATGAGTTTTCGAGCGACATGTACAGTTGCGCGCGGTACTGTCGTCCGCTGCTGAAGGCGGGTTACAACGTGTTCAGTTTCGACTTTCGGGGTCACGGGGAGTCGAGTCTTCAGCCGGGTTATCAGCCGCGGCAGTGGCCGACGAATCACGAGCTGAACGACATGCTGGGGGCCATTGCCTACGTGGAGGACTGGCTGGAGAGCCGAGGGTTTCCGTTGGAGGTGGGTCTGTTCGGGATTTCGCGCGGGGCGGGGGCCGCGATTCTGGCCGCCCAGAACAACAAGACCGTGAAGGCGATCATCGCCGACGGGGCGTTCAGCTCCGACACGACGCTGGAACATCTGATGAAGCGCTGGGCCTATATCTTTGCCAAGGTTCGCTTTGTCTACGAGAACCATCCGCCGCAGTTCTGGCGTTTCCTGCGTTGGCTGCTGTTTTGCGAGTGCCGCAAGCGGCTCAACTGTACCTTTCCCTCCGTCCGAAAAGCGCTGGCCCGCATGGAAGGCCCGCGGCCTATTCTGTTCATTCACGGCGAGCGGGACAGCTACATTCCGGTGGAACAGTCCCAGTTGCTATACGAGTCGGCTCCCGGTCCGAAATTCCTGTGGATCGTACCGGGTGCCAAACACAACCAGTCGGCCGTTTTGCGTCCCGACCAGTATGCGGCGAGAACAGTCGCTTTTTTTGACTACTACCTGGCCGGGGCCGGCACTGAGCAGGCCGTGGAGCGGGTGCTGAGGTCCGATTCGCATTCGGGGGAACCTGTGAAAGGCCTGTCCGGCGTCGCCGGGCAAAGGAATGTGTTCAGCAGGCTTGACCGGAGGCGTCGAGCGAGGAACAACAGTAATAGACAGGTTGCCCGGTCGGCGGACGCGTAGGGTTCGCGAGGACCGGTAACTGCGGGCTTGCGGCCGAGGAGGGGGAGACCTGCCAGGAGCCGCAGCCGCGCAACGCGGGTGAGGGTGTCTCTCGCGGTTGCGGTGGGAGGGGGCAGGGCGATTCCCGCAAGTGTTGGTATACTGCGTGATTAGGGTCCGGCGCGCTGGATGGGATGGTCTCCATGTGAATCCGGTGTGCGGGGTCGGGGGGCAGCGGATTTCGGGAGCAGGCGGGGGCTGAGCAGCCGGCCCGATAACGCCGCTTGAATCGGCGGCAGCGCTAAGTTGCTTGGTTGCGATGAGTTGGAGGTTTATACCGGGCGAGATCCGGGTGTTGGGTGAGCGGCCCGAACCTGGGCCATTGGCGAGACATTTGTGCCCGGTTACGATTGACGAAGGATGGCTTGCATCCAGGGTGGCATACTGCATGCGTACAGGGGGGGGCGGCGGTGTCTCGCACTTAGGTTCCGATCATGGACAGTCGGTGCGGGGCCTGTGATAAGTGATTGCGGTTCAAGAGAATAAGGTTCATTCCAATGGCTAGAAGCGGATTGAGCGAGGTGGGCGGGATTCGTCGTGGTCATGCTGCGCGCGAGGAGCGAATCCGTGGGTTGCGATTCTCCCGGTGGCTGGGCTGCCCAGTGGCGGTTTGCGTCGTGATGCTCTTGGGCTTGCTGACCGGTTCAGCTCATGCTCAGTCCGTGTGCAACGTGGGTTCGGGCGTGACCGTTGAGTGGGATCCGGCGACTGGCGTCGTGCTCATTACCGGCGATGACGGAAGCAACATTATCGTTCTGGACGTTGTTGAGGTCACGGAAGGCGAGTTCCGCGAAGCGGTCGAGGAAGACCTGACAGCAGATCCGCCGATAGTGGGTGTTCCGGCCGATCCGCCTGCCGACGCCTACTACCTCACCGTCAATGGCCAGCACTGTCCGCCTCCGCCGGTTCCCGCCCCGGGTTCCGCAGGTATTCCGGCCAACCAGGTGAGTGCGATCATCGTCCTGACCTTTGGCGGCAACGACATCATCAGCGCGATCAACGGGGATGGAAGCGAGGGCTTGCTCGATGTCACCGACGAGGATCCGCCGCTCATGTATGGGCTCAGCATCTACGTTGATGCGGGTGACGGTAATGACAGGATTTTCGGCGGGCACGGCGACGACACTATCTTCGGCGGCCCGGGCGACGATTTCATACACGGCGACCGCGGGGCAGACACACTCGACGGCGGCGACGGCGTTGACACCCTCGACTACGGTTTGATCGGCGATAGTGACGTTGAAGGCGCGCAAGGCGCTTTCGTCGACCTGCCCAACGACACGGCGATCGATCCGACTTTTCCGTTCTTCGGCTTCCCCGCCGCCACGACCGATACGCTGGTGGGGACAAGCTTCGAGATCGTTTACGGCTGCGAGCGGAACGACGTCATCATCGGCAATACGGATCTTTCTACCAGAATCTACGGGCTTGAAGGCGACGACCGGTTGACCGGCGGCAATGCGGGCGACTTCATCTTCGGGGGCGAGGGGAATGATACCATCGACGCCGGCGAGGGCGACAACGGTTCAGAGGAAGAGCCCATCGACGGCGGGGAGGGTGATGACACCGTAGTGGCCGGTTCCGGCAACGATTGGCTCGGCGGCGGCGCGGGCAACGACATGATCGAGTCGGGCGACGGTAATGACGTGGTGTTTGGCGACGGTCTGAATCCCAACGACGATCAGGTTTCCGGCAATGACCAGATCCGGCTTGGCGATGGGAACGATGTGGCTTTTGGCGGGCCGGGCGACGATTTCATTGATTGCGGCCCCGGCGACGATGGCACCTTGGAGCAGCCGGTCGAGGGTAACGCCGGCAGCGACATTATCCTGGGCGGGCCGGGCAACGACTGGATCGACGCGGGCGCCGATGACGACGGCAACCGTGGGGACGACATGCCGGTCGACGGCGGCCCGGGCAACGACACGATCTGGGGGGGTGACGGGAACGACTATATCAGCGGCGGGGATGAGTCGCCCGCGGAATGCCTGCTGGCACCGAAGAACCGCGAGTTGGGCGTGCCCGGGCTCGGGGACTTTTTCTGCGACGTGATTTTCGGAGGTCCGGGCGACGACCTGCTTAAAGGCGGGGACGGCAATGATTTTATTGAGGGCGGCCCCGGCAATGATGACATCAATGGCCAGTGGGGATACGACTATGTGTTCGGCGGCGACGGTGACGACACTGTCTCCGGCGGCGGCGACAATGACATCATCACGGGCGGGCCGGGAAATGACACGCTTTCCGGCGGAGGGGGTGAATTCGACCTGCTTGATTACCTGCGCGACGGCGGCGACGGCGGCGTTAATGTGAACCTGCCTGCCGGCACGGCGACCGATACCTGGGGCGACGAGGACACGCTTGGGGCCTTCAGTGCCGTTCGCACCACGAATCTTCCCGATCGCATCATCGGCAACGCGGATAGGGCAACCGTTGTTCTGGCCTTGGGCGGCAATGATTACATCATGGGCGGCCGGCGGGCGGATATTCTCATGGGCAACACGGGCGATGACACGATTCACGCCTGCGGGGCACAGAGTGATGGGGGAGACGAAGCGTCAAGCTGCCTGAACGGCGACTGGGTGGCAGACGTAGACCTGGTGTTAGGCGGGTCGGGCAACGATGATATCTACGGCTATACAAGCGTGGATTACCTTTTCGGCGACGGCGACGAGTTGCTCGGCCTCGGGCCCACCGCCCTGACGCCCTTCGACACCAACGGCAACAGGATACCGGACTTCGAGCTGGGCGAGCCGAACCCCTTCGACCCGACGATGCCCCAGAACATCGAGATCTTGAGCTTCCGGCTGATTGTTGAACGGGTTCTGCGTGATCCTGATACCAACGAGTACACTCAAATGGTGCCTCCGACCAGCAGTGCCTTTGCCATCGGCGCGGACAGAATCTGGGGGGGGCCTGGAGACGATGTCGTGGTCGGTGGGGCCGGCGGCGACGAGCTTTACGGCGACGGCAGGTATGAGGAGTCGCCCGGTAGTGGCACCTATGTGGACACTTCCGGCCGGGACTTTATCTGGGGGGATCTGCACGTTCCACTGGGCAAGCCGCCGTTTTTCCCTGATACCCTTGCAGCCGGGAACGATACCATCGCCGGCGGCCCGAGGGTAGATGTGATCTACGGTTGCGGCGGGCATG
The window above is part of the Phycisphaerae bacterium genome. Proteins encoded here:
- a CDS encoding alpha/beta fold hydrolase; protein product: MWSSLLAESGVLAGAWWEYLARNWALASIVSTLACLLLISWLILRKYIKIMFNIIRDTPPPLAMGPCDFERIDGERVVFRAFDNIHLCGMFLFGDHGGHPKGMVIFAHEFSSDMYSCARYCRPLLKAGYNVFSFDFRGHGESSLQPGYQPRQWPTNHELNDMLGAIAYVEDWLESRGFPLEVGLFGISRGAGAAILAAQNNKTVKAIIADGAFSSDTTLEHLMKRWAYIFAKVRFVYENHPPQFWRFLRWLLFCECRKRLNCTFPSVRKALARMEGPRPILFIHGERDSYIPVEQSQLLYESAPGPKFLWIVPGAKHNQSAVLRPDQYAARTVAFFDYYLAGAGTEQAVERVLRSDSHSGEPVKGLSGVAGQRNVFSRLDRRRRARNNSNRQVARSADA